DNA sequence from the Selenomonas timonae genome:
GGATGAGGTGACCACGCATCGCAATCACATCATTCTTTTTGAGATCGGCAAGCATGCGGTTGAGACTCTCACGCGCGGATGCCGAGTAGTTCGCAAGTTCCTGATTCGTCAACGGCACGGAGATGAGAATCCCCTCATCCGTCTGCATCCCGTAGCTGTTCGCAAGGCGAATGAGCGTCGAGTAGAGCGCACCCTTCTTCCCGTAAAGCACAAGGTCACGGAACTTCAGATGCTGCTTGCGCATGTGCAGACCGATCAGCTTGAGAAGCGCAATTGATAGATGCGGGTGCTTCTCGAGATAGGATTGCAGCACGGGGAACTCGATCGCATAGACCTCCGACGCGCTGCGTGCAACCGCACTGAAAATATAGGTTGGAGTTTCCTCATAGAGCGGTAGCTCGCCGATAAGACTCCCTTTCGTCGCAAGGCGCAGCGACAGGACGCGCCCTGACTCACCATATTTTACGATGAAGATATGCCCCGAGCGCACAATGTAGAAATAGCGCGCCGACGTGCCCTCACGAAACAGATACGCCCCATCATGCAGCGATATCACCTTCCCCGGGATCGACATCATCTCCCGAATGAGCGCCTCCTGATCCACAAGTCTCACCTCCGTTCATTTCATAGGACTCACCTATCATATTTTTTAATATTATCGAAAAAACTATGAAAAACCTGTGACATCAGTCACATCCAAGAGAAAAATTTTTCACTATAATTTTTTCATATAAAATTCATAGGAAACTCTGATAAGGCACAACCTTCCTCAGTGTTTCACGAAATCATTATGGGAGAGATGCAAATGGAAAGCAAAGACATCCTCGCCGCTCTCGGCGAGAATCCGTCACGGCGCGACATCCTCGCGCATTGGGATCCGGAGAACGAGGCATTCTGGAAGAAATACGGCGAGCGCGTCGCAAAACAGAATCTCTACACCTCGACGTGGGCGCTGACCCTCGCCTTCGTCGCGTGGACGATGTGGGCGACGATTGCCGCACAGCTCAATCAAGTGGGCTTTCACTTCACGGACAACGAGATCTTCACGCTCGCAGCGCTGCCGGGACTCGTCGGCGCAACGGGACGACTCATCTACACCTACCTCCCCGCTATCGTCGGCGGGCGCAACTGGACGTTCATCTCGACCGCCCTCCTGCTCATCCCGCTCATTGGTCTCGGCAATGCCCTTACGGACACAACGACGACCTATGATACCTTTGTCCTCCTAGTAGCAGGCATCGGCATTGCGGGCGCAAACTTCTCTTCGTCCATGGCGAACATCGGCTTCTTCTTCCCAAAGGCGCAGAAGGGTCTCGCCCTCGGCATCAACGCCGGCATCGGCAACCTCGGCGTTTCGCTCATCTACCTGACTGCGCCGATGCTCCTCGGCGCGAGCTTCGGCGGCCTCTTCGGTGAGCCGCTCATGAACGCGGCGGGCAAGGAGGTCTACCTTCAGAACGTCTGCTACTTCTGGGCGATTCCGACCGCGCTCACCCTCGTCCTCGTCTGGATGTTCATGGACAATCTGCCCATCCCGAAGCAGAGTCCGCGCAGCATGATGTCCATCTTCGGCAACAAGCACACGTGGCTTATCACGGTCATCTACACCTGCGGCTTCGGTTCGTTCATCGGCTACTCGGCAGCTCTCGCACTCCTCGTCAACCGCGAGTTCCCCGAAGTCTCCTTCGCCTACGCGGCATTCCTCGGACCATTCATCGGCGCGGGCGTGCGCCCCATCGGCGGCTGGGTCTCGGACAAGGTCAACAGCGGCTCGAAGGTTACGTTCTACTCGCTGCTGCTGATGCTTGTTGCCTGTTTCGTCACCATGCTCGGCATCCAGGCGCATAACTTCGCACTCTTCTTCGGCTCATTCCTCGTGCTCTTCTTCTCGACGGGCTTCATCAATGCAGCATCGTTCCGCATGATCCCGTTCGTCTTCGAAAATCCCGTGCACGCCTCGCTCGTCACAGGTTTTACAGCAGCAATTGCAGCATACGGTGCCTTCTTCATCCCGAAACTCTTCGGACTTTCGTACGCAACGCAGGGCAATGTTATCCCCGCATTCTATTTTCTCATTGGATTCACCTTCCTGACCATCATTATTACATATGTATTCTACGCACGCAAGGGCAGCGGCATCAAATGCTGATGCACCCCCCCCCCGCTAAAAATCCCCCTTCGCACGATTTTCGCGCGAAGGGGGATTTTCTATCCACCGATTTATTTTTTCCGATAGATAATCGGGCTGCGCACGAGGTACTCAAAGGGTGCGCTGAGGCAGTGGACGAGACGCGTGAACGGGAAGAGGAACGCGACTGCCATCCATGAGAACATGTGGATACGGAACATGAGCGGCACGTTCTCCATGTAGTCGATCTCGGGGCTGAGTGCGAGAACCGAGCGGAACCACGGAGAAATCGTCTCGCGGTAGTCGAACCCGCCCTGCACGGCGTTCAGCGTCGTGGACGCGCAGCCCGTAAAGATCGCAAGGAAGAGGAACAAATAGAGCCACTTGTCCATTGTCGACGTGTTGACCGCCATACGGTCCTTGCCGAAACGGCGAATGAGGAGCAGGACAAAGCCTCCGAAGAAGAGGATACCCGCAGGTGCTCCGCCGCCGAGCGCAATCATGTGGTAGAGGTGCTCGTCGATGCCCGCCGCCTCGGTCATGAACTTCGGGATGAGCACGCCGATGACGTGTCCGCCAAATGCCATGACGAGACCGAGGTGGAACATCGGCCCCGCGATCTTCAGGTCGCTCTTGGAGAGGAACTGACTCGACTTCGTCGTCCAGTTCCGCTCAGAAACAGTGTAGCGCACAATCGTCCCCACGATGAGGAACGTGAACGCGATGTAGGGCAGGATGCCCCATGCGAATTGTTTCATTATGCTGTCCTCCCTTCGAGTCCCGCCGCCTCCGTGAGCACGACATCGAGGAGAAACGCATAGGGCAGCTTCGCCTCGATCAGACGGTCGCGCAGGAGTTCCAGTTTCGGACGCACCTCGGTCAGGATGTGCAGTGCCTGTTTATCCGGCACCGCCGCCGCAAGTTCGAGGATCGCGGGCAGGTAGTCGGGCAGTTCGTGATCGAGGTCATAGCCCGCATCGAGGAAAAGCTGCTTGTATGCGAGCATTTCCTCGGACTGCTTCCCGAAATCCGTACGGTTGTGCGTCGTGAGGTAGAGGTTCGTATTCTGCGAGAAGTCAAAGGCACGTACGTAGGCATCCTCGAACTCCTGTCTGTCGCTCTCGCCGATGTAGCCAAAGAACTCCTCGAACACCTCGCGCGACTGCGGACGCTCGACATCCGCAACTGCCGCTGCATGGGTGGGAACGCCCTCCCACCACTCTGCCGAGGGGTACTCGAACAGGTAGGAGGTGAGGAGGAGCGGTGTCTGAATGCGGTTCGTATCCATCAGCAGCACCCTCCGGGACAGGCATAGCCGACCGAGCCCTGCAGCTCGCGCAGTTTCTCATGCGTGACATCCTGAAGCCCCGCAGGGATGTTGAAACGCTCGCGGCGTTTCGCAAGCCCGAGGAGACGGTACATCGCCTCGTAGGTTTCCACATCGTGCGTCAGATTCGCAGGCAGAGCATCGCCCGTCTGCTTTGCACGCATGACGGCACGCAGTTCGAGGAGGACGTGCAGCACGCGCTCGATCGCCGCCTCGTCGCCCGCCGTGAGGAGCTGTGCGAGGTAGGCGACAGGGATGCGCATCTCCGCCGCGCCCGGGAAGAAGACCTTCTCCTCGACGCGCCGTGCAATCGGGCTGAGGGGCGGGACGTACCAGACATTCGGCAGCGTGCGGTACTCCGGATGGAGGGGGAACGCGAGCTGCCACTCGGCGATCAGCTTGTGTGCGGGCGAGTTCTGTGCCGCACGCATCCAGCGGTCGGGGATCCCCGCCTCCTTTGCCGCCTTGACCACCGCAGGGTCGTTCGGGTCGCAGAGCGCACTGAGGTATGCCTTGTAGATATCCTTCGGATCGGGGGTGGATGCCGCCGACTTGACCTTGTCCGCATCGTAGAGCAGGACACCGATATAGCGCATGCGTCCAACGCAGCCATCGCTGCACACGGTCGGCAGACCGTTCTCCAGACGCGGGAAGCAGAACGTGCACTTCTCCGCCTTGTTCGTCTCCCAGTTGTAATAGATTTTTTTATAGGGACACGACGGAACGCAGTGACGCCAGCCGCGGCAGCCGTCCTGCGAGATGAGCACCACGCCGTCCTCGTCGCGCTTGTAGATCGCGCCCGAGGGGCACGCCGCAACGCACGCGGGGTTGAGACAGTGATTGCACAGGCGCGGCAGATGCTTCATGAAGATGTCGTGGAACTCGAGCGTGATCTCCTGTCCGATCTTCGCGAGGTTGTAGTCCTTGCGTGCGGACGCGCCGTCGGCGAGGTCGTCCTCCCAGTTCGGTCCCCACTTGATCTCCATGCGCTTCTGCGTGATGAGCGAGCGCGGACGCGCCACGGGCTGATGGTTGCGCCGCTTCCCATGAATCAGCGTTTCGTAGTCGTACGTCCACGGCTCGTAGTAGTCGTCCATCTCGGGCTGCTGCGGATGATAGAACAGCTTTGCAAGACGCGTCGTCATGCCGCCGGTCTTGAGGCCGAGTTTTCCATCGCGCAGCTCCCAGCCGCCCTTCCATTTCTCCTGATTCTCCCACTGCTTCGGATAGCCGATGCCGGGCTTGGTCTCGACGTTGTTGAAATACATATACTCCGCGCCGCGCCGGTTCGTCCAGACGTTCTTGCAGAGGATGGAGCACGTATGACAGCCGATGCACTTGTCGAGATTCATGACCATCGCAATCTGTGCTTTAATCTTCAAGCCAATCTACCTCCTCCATGCGCCGCACGACAACGTACGAGTCGCGCTGATTGCCCGTCGGGCCGTAGTAGTTGAAACCGTAGCTGAGCTGCCCATAGCCGCCGATGAGGTGGGTGGGCTTGATGTGGATGTGCGTCGGCGTGTTGTGCGTGCCTGCGCGCGTGCCCGAGATCTTCGAGCCCGGTACGTTGATGTGGCGATCCTGCGCGTGGTGCATAAAGACCGCACCGTGCGGGATACGCGGCGAGACGACGACGCGCGAAGCGACGACACCGTTGCGGTTGTACAGTTCGATCCAGTCGTTGTCCTTCACGCCGATCTCCGCCGCATCCTTCTCGCTCATCCAGACGCTCTGCCCGCCGCGGAACATCGTGAGCATCTGCTGCGCGTCGAAGTACATGCTGTGCGTACTCCACTTGTTGTGGGGTGTCAGGTACTTCAGCGTGATCTCCTTCTGCGTGCCGTTCAGCGACTTGTTCATCGGACGGAAGT
Encoded proteins:
- the narH gene encoding nitrate reductase subunit beta gives rise to the protein MKIKAQIAMVMNLDKCIGCHTCSILCKNVWTNRRGAEYMYFNNVETKPGIGYPKQWENQEKWKGGWELRDGKLGLKTGGMTTRLAKLFYHPQQPEMDDYYEPWTYDYETLIHGKRRNHQPVARPRSLITQKRMEIKWGPNWEDDLADGASARKDYNLAKIGQEITLEFHDIFMKHLPRLCNHCLNPACVAACPSGAIYKRDEDGVVLISQDGCRGWRHCVPSCPYKKIYYNWETNKAEKCTFCFPRLENGLPTVCSDGCVGRMRYIGVLLYDADKVKSAASTPDPKDIYKAYLSALCDPNDPAVVKAAKEAGIPDRWMRAAQNSPAHKLIAEWQLAFPLHPEYRTLPNVWYVPPLSPIARRVEEKVFFPGAAEMRIPVAYLAQLLTAGDEAAIERVLHVLLELRAVMRAKQTGDALPANLTHDVETYEAMYRLLGLAKRRERFNIPAGLQDVTHEKLRELQGSVGYACPGGCC
- a CDS encoding Crp/Fnr family transcriptional regulator, whose translation is MDQEALIREMMSIPGKVISLHDGAYLFREGTSARYFYIVRSGHIFIVKYGESGRVLSLRLATKGSLIGELPLYEETPTYIFSAVARSASEVYAIEFPVLQSYLEKHPHLSIALLKLIGLHMRKQHLKFRDLVLYGKKGALYSTLIRLANSYGMQTDEGILISVPLTNQELANYSASARESLNRMLADLKKNDVIAMRGHLILIKDIEFLKAEIHCENCGKDICNIE
- the narI gene encoding respiratory nitrate reductase subunit gamma, which codes for MKQFAWGILPYIAFTFLIVGTIVRYTVSERNWTTKSSQFLSKSDLKIAGPMFHLGLVMAFGGHVIGVLIPKFMTEAAGIDEHLYHMIALGGGAPAGILFFGGFVLLLIRRFGKDRMAVNTSTMDKWLYLFLFLAIFTGCASTTLNAVQGGFDYRETISPWFRSVLALSPEIDYMENVPLMFRIHMFSWMAVAFLFPFTRLVHCLSAPFEYLVRSPIIYRKK
- the narJ gene encoding nitrate reductase molybdenum cofactor assembly chaperone; the protein is MDTNRIQTPLLLTSYLFEYPSAEWWEGVPTHAAAVADVERPQSREVFEEFFGYIGESDRQEFEDAYVRAFDFSQNTNLYLTTHNRTDFGKQSEEMLAYKQLFLDAGYDLDHELPDYLPAILELAAAVPDKQALHILTEVRPKLELLRDRLIEAKLPYAFLLDVVLTEAAGLEGRTA
- a CDS encoding MFS transporter → MQMESKDILAALGENPSRRDILAHWDPENEAFWKKYGERVAKQNLYTSTWALTLAFVAWTMWATIAAQLNQVGFHFTDNEIFTLAALPGLVGATGRLIYTYLPAIVGGRNWTFISTALLLIPLIGLGNALTDTTTTYDTFVLLVAGIGIAGANFSSSMANIGFFFPKAQKGLALGINAGIGNLGVSLIYLTAPMLLGASFGGLFGEPLMNAAGKEVYLQNVCYFWAIPTALTLVLVWMFMDNLPIPKQSPRSMMSIFGNKHTWLITVIYTCGFGSFIGYSAALALLVNREFPEVSFAYAAFLGPFIGAGVRPIGGWVSDKVNSGSKVTFYSLLLMLVACFVTMLGIQAHNFALFFGSFLVLFFSTGFINAASFRMIPFVFENPVHASLVTGFTAAIAAYGAFFIPKLFGLSYATQGNVIPAFYFLIGFTFLTIIITYVFYARKGSGIKC